One region of Solanum pennellii chromosome 6, SPENNV200 genomic DNA includes:
- the LOC107021390 gene encoding dnaJ homolog subfamily B member 3 isoform X2: protein MGVDYYNILKVNRNASEEDLRKAYRRLAMIWHPDKNLGTNKYEAEAKFKQISEAYDVLSDPQKRQIYDLYGEEALKTGQVPPPPRGGPHNMRNPHPNPSFRFNPRDADDIYAELFGASSSENNGRARKARDGFFRSTTNGGAEFSGAGNSSTGGLRKAAPVENALLCSLEDLYKGAKKKMKISRTVLDSSGVER, encoded by the exons ATGGGGGTCGATTACTATAACATACTTAAGGTTAATCGTAACGCCAGTGAAGAAGATTTGCGTAAAGCTTATCGGCGGTTAGCGATGATTTGGCATCCTGATAAGAACCTTGGCACCAATAAGTATGAGGCGGAGGCAAAATTCAAGCAAATTTCTGAAGCTTATGATGTTCTTAGCGATCCACAGAAGCGGCAGATCTACGATCTATACGGTGAGGAGGCGTTGAAAACGGGTCAGGTGCCACCTCCTCCAAGAGGTGGACCCCACAACATGCGGAATCCTCATCCTAATCCTTCGTTCCGGTTTAATCCTAGAGATGCTGATGATATTTATGCGGAATTGTTTGGGGCATCGTCGTCGGAGAATAATGGGAGGGCGAGGAAGGCTCGAGATGGGTTTTTTAGGAGTACCACGAATGGAGGGGCTGAGTTTTCCGGTGCTGGGAACTCCAGTACCGGAGGGTTAAGAAAGGCTGCGCCAGTGGAGAATGCATTGTTGTGCAGTTTGGAGGATTTGTATAAAGGGGccaagaaaaagatgaaaatttcTAGGACTGTTTTGGATTCTTCCGG GGTTGAAAGGTGA
- the LOC107023109 gene encoding uncharacterized protein LOC107023109 — translation MGHKKRTVAPRSKPLSSPAAVSEDGSPPSIDADLKLVSTIPSITNGSLSRNDALAVNDYENSTSSSSASYASIKLECERALTSLRRGNHTKALRLMKDLSTKHENSPHSALIHRVQGTVCVKVASIIDDPNTKQRHLRNAIESARKAVSLSPYSVEFSHFYANLLYEAANDGKEYEEVVQECERALAIENPIDPAKESLQEESQQKISSPEARISHIHGELHNLIQKSNFASISTWMKNIGTGEEKFRLIPIRRVSEDPMELRLVQGRRPNEIKKATKTPEERRKEIEVRVAAARLLQQKSETVKSQNDGDKGLDSTAGSGQRARDRRSSGNAKKNASSTERRKWVQSYWNSISLDVKKELLRIRISDLKTHFTASKDHLAIEVLSDALPFAETHKTWEFWRCCRCNENFADSQSHVHHVVHDHMGALLPKMQSVLPQNVENEWAEMLLNCSWKPLDINAAVKMLDKQSRYQGHGFLDETYGRDDGEGPKDDYLEAFCHEDEWDSSPRRKKVGDRLNVNMVESRKNDKISDIDYMDCDEDGGSKICLLPEDMPLSDDPERAKLLERIRAVFEALIKNKYLASTHLSKVMHYVVEELQSLSFGSQLLNYNIDQSPLCICFLGPEELKKVLKYLQELSHSCGLGRYPEKVGAVDETSNGCHGIDNLEKIVFSEDSSCLLFDQYFLERNLSPSSYPDAVSNDRNTAILSGNQYQDGVLVDPDALLSWLFTGPSSVAALASWTRSREEKGQQGTEILRLLEKEYYDLQGLCERKCEHLSYEEALQVVEDLCLEEGKKREHETEFVRQSYDSVLRKRREQLIDSDNDTTIISNRPELDAISNVLKEAESLNVNQFGFDETYGGGTSQFCDLESGEEDDWRLKDYLHQVDSSVEVAIQRQKEHISIELSKIDARIMRVVTGMQQLESKLEPASAQDYRRILVPLLKSFLRAHLEDLAEKDATEKSDATREAFLAELARDSEKSSSGGNEKSKHAHEKTKDKKKKQEYRKAKDSKPNSGNELHVLHHETVDHVSFPLAHDGDDQESEIPQTGNSLDLQEEEYKRMIELEAEERKLEETLEYQRRIENEAKLKHLAEQHKRTVRTVQENMDAVTNPESYPYQKLSPDTYLKSCDIDQKVNEQWKSSEKNNVLLNSVDGLSKNFPERMSQRDGLSNKGTPEDGILMSDKRSGRKGRRQKDSSKFSEGNHQSGSSERENTQVSESKALDSSHENNGTRDSGTKTLRQLHVEEDDEERFQADLKRAVRQSLDAFHAHQKFPLMASSGGQRMISETGDLSNEISFGNVKEMDDVYGTGLKNEVGEYNCFLNVIIQSLWHLRQFRDDFLRRSSSEHDHVGDPCVVCALYDIFTALNTASTEMQREAIAPTSLRIALSNLYPNSNFFQEAQMNDSSEVLGVIFDCLHRSFTSTLGGSDAESADSSCTGSWDCTSSACTVHSLFGMDIFERMNCYNCGLESRHLKYTSFFHNINASALRTMKVMCPESSFDELLNLVEMNHQLACDPEVGGCEKLNYIHHILSAPPHIFTTVLGWQNTCEDVDDIKATLSALSTEVDIGVLYRGLDPKNKHCLTSVVCYYGQHYHCFAYSHDRGQWIMYDDKTVKVIGGWDDVLVMCERGHLQPQVLFFEAVN, via the exons ATGGGGCATAAGAAGCGAACCGTCGCTCCTCGCTCCAAACCCTTAAGTTCACCGGCGGCGGTCTCAGAAGATGGGTCACCGCCGTCGATTGATGCTGACCTAAAGCTAGTTTCAACGATTCCTTCAATTACGAATGGATCTTTGAGTAGAAACGATGCCCTAGCTGTAAATGATTATGAGAACAGTACTTCATCGTCTTCGGCTTCTTATGCTTCAATTAAGCTTGAATGTGAGCGTGCCCTAACGTCATTGCGACGTGGGAACCATACTAAAGCACTTAGGTTGATGAAGGACTTGTCTACTAAGCATGAAAATTCGCCTCATTCGGCGCTGATTCATCGCGTCCAGGGCACAGTTTGTGTGAAGGTGGCTTCTATTATTGATGATCCTAATACGAAACAGAGGCATTTGAGGAATGCAATTGAGAGTGCTAGGAAAGCAGTGTCACTGTCTCCGTACTCAGTTGAGTTTTCACATTTCTATGCTAATTTGTTGTACGAAGCAGCAAATGACGGGAAGGAGTACGAGGAAGTTGTGCAGGAGTGTGAAAGAGCATTGGCAATCGAAAACCCCATTGATCCTGCAAAAGAGAGCTTACAAGAGGAGAGTCAACAGAAGATCTCCTCACCTGAAGCTCGAATATCTCATATACATGGTGAGCTTCATAACTTGATTCAGAAGTCGAATTTTGCTTCCATTTCTACTTGGATGAAGAATATAGGTACTGGGGAGGAGAAATTCAGGTTAATTCCAATTAGGAGGGTGTCTGAGGACCCAATGGAATTGAGATTGGTTCAGGGAAGAAGACCAAACGAAATTAAGAAGGCGACTAAGACACCTgaagagaggagaaaagagaTTGAGGTTCGGGTAGCTGCTGCTAGGCTGTTGCAGCAGAAGTCAGAAACTGTCAAATCACAGAATGATGGAGACAAAGGTTTGGATTCAACTGCAGGATCGGGTCAGAGAGCACGTGATAGGAGGTCCAGTGGAAATGCAAAGAAGAATGCTTCTTCCACGGAGAGAAGGAAGTGGGTGCAGTCATATTGGAATTCCATAAGTTTGGATGTGAAGAAAGAATTGCTTAGAATTAGAATTTCAGATCTTAAGACACATTTTACTGCTTCTAAGGATCATTTGGCTATAGAAGTACTCTCTGATGCTCTTCCATTTGCCGAGACCCATAAAACATGGGAGTTCTGGAGATGTTGCCGGTGCAATGAAAATTTTGCTGATTCTCAATCACACGTTCATCATGTTGTGCATGATCACATGGGAGCTTTGCTGCCTAAAATGCAGTCAGTTTTGCCTCAAAATGTTGAGAATGAGTGGGCTGAGATGCTTCTGAACTGTTCTTGGAAACCATTAGATATTAATGCGGCAGTGAAAATGCTAGATAAGCAATCAAGATATCAAGGCCATGGTTTTCTAGATGAGACCTATGGAAGAGATGATGGGGAGGGGCCTAAGGATGACTATTTGGAGGCTTTCTGCCATGAAGATGAATGGGACTCGTCCCCTAGAAGGAAGAAAGTAGGGGATCGACTCAATGTAAATATGGTTGAGAGCAGAAAAAATGATAAGATCTCAGATATTGACTATATGGATTGTGATGAAGATGGTGGTTCAAAGATTTGTTTACTTCCTGAAGACATGCCACTGTCTGATGACCCTGAGCGAGCAAAGCTTCTTGAAAGAATCCGTGCTGTGTTTGAGgctcttattaaaaataaatatcttgcATCAACTCACCTCAGCAAGGTTATGCATTATGTGGTGGAAGAACTTCAGAGTCTTTCTTTTGGCTCTCAACTTCTTAACTACAATATTGATCAAAGCCCTCTGTGCATATGCTTTTTGGGTCCCGAAGAACTGAAAAAGGTATTAAAATACTTGCAAGAACTTTCTCATTCTTGTGGCTTAGGGAGGTACCCCGAGAAAGTTGGTGCTGTGGATGAAACAAGCAATGGATGTCATGGAATTGACAATCTAGAGAAAATAGTTTTCAGTGAGGACAGCTCGTGTTTGCTGTTTGATCAGTATTTCCTGGAGCGCAATCTTTCTCCCAGTTCATATCCTGATGCAGTTTCTAATGACAGAAATACAGCAATTTTGTCTGGTAATCAGTATCAAGATGGAGTTTTAGTTGACCCAGATGCATTACTGTCCTGGTTATTCACCGGTCCATCAAGTGTTGCAGCTTTGGCATCATGGACACGTTCAAGAGAAGAAAAAGGTCAACAAGGTACGGAAATTCTCCGATTGCTTGAGAAGGAGTATTACGACCTCCAGGGTTTGTGTGAGAGAAAATGTGAGCACCTAAGTTACGAGGAAGCACTGCAGGTAGTTGAAGATCTTTGCTTAGAAGAGGGTAAAAAAAGAGAACATGAAACAGAATTTGTCCGACAAAGCTATGATTCTGTCTTGAGAAAGCGACGAGAACAACTCATAGATAGTGACAACGATACTACAATTATCAGCAATAGGCCTGAGTTGGATGCTATATCAAATGTTCTTAAGGAAGCAGAATCTCTTAATGTAAATCAATTCGGATTTGACGAAACTTACGGTGGTGGAACGTCTCAATTTTGTGACTTGGAGTCTGGCGAAGAGGATGATTGGAGACTGAAGGACTACCTTCATCAGGTGGACTCTAGTGTGGAAGTTGCAATACAGAGACAGAAGGAACATATCTCCATTGAG CTTAGCAAAATTGATGCACGAATTATGAGGGTGGTTACCGGGATGCAGCAGTTGGAGTCGAAGCTTGAGCCGGCTTCTGCCCAAGATTACCGGCGAATTTTAGTGCCTCTATTGAAATCATTTCTGCGG gCACACTTGGAGGACCTGGCCGAGAAGGATGCTACCGAGAAATCTGATGCCACGAGGGAAGCTTTTCTGGCTGAACTTGCACGTGATTCCGAAAAGAGTTCAAGTGGGGGAAATGAGAAGTCTAAACATGCCCATGAAAAGAcaaaggacaagaaaaagaaacaagagtATCGAAAAGCAAAAGATTCAAAG CCTAACAGTGGTAATGAATTGCATGTGCTTCACCATGAAACTGTGGATCATGT CTCATTTCCACTTGCTCATGATGGAGATGATCAAGAGAGTGAAATTCCTCAAACTGGTAATTCCTTAGATCTACAGGAAGAGGAGTACAAACGTATGATTGAGCTTGAAGCCGAGGAAAGGAAGCTAGAAGAAACTTTAGAGTATCAAAGAAGAATTGAGAATGAGGCTAAGCTGAAACATTTGGCTGAGCAACATAAGAGAACTGTAAGAACAGTTCAAGAGAATATGGATGCAGTTACAAATCCCGAGTCCTACCCGTATCAAAAGTTGAGTCCTGACACTTACTTGAAGAGTTGTGATATTGATCAGAAAGTCAACGAGCAATGGAAGAGTAGTGAGAAG AACAATGTACTATTGAACAGTGTAGATGGTCTTTCAAAGAACTTTCCAGAAAGAATGTCACAAAGAGATG GATTGTCAAACAAAGGAACTCCAGAGGATGGTATATTGATGTCTGATAAGCGATCTGGAAGAAAAGGCAGGCGCCAGAAAGATTCGTCTAAATTTAGTGAGGGGAATCATCAATCTGGTTCTTCTGAAAGGGAAAATACGCAAGTTAGTGAATCAAAAGCTCTGGATTCTTCACATG AAAATAATGGTACCAGAGATAGTGGAACGAAGACATTGAGACAGCTACATGTGGAGGAGGATGATGAAGAAAGGTTCCAAGCTGACCTTAAGAGAGCTGTACGCCAAAGTCTCG ATGCATTCCACGCACATCAGAAATTTCCCTTGATGGCAAGTTCAGGGGGACAGCGGATGATATCTGAAACAGGCGATTTGAGTAATGAAATTAGTTTTGGAAATGTCAAAGAAATGGATGATGTATATGGCACTGGGCTAAAGAATGAAGTTGGAGAATACAATTGCTTTCTAAATGTCATTATACAG TCATTGTGGCATCTAAGACAATTTCGAGACGATTTTTTGCGAAGATCATCATCAGAACATGATCATGTGGGTGATCCATGTGTGGTATGTGCTTTATATGACATATTCACTGCTTTGAACACGGCTTCAACTGAGATGCAGAGAGAGGCTATTGCTCCTACTTCTCTGAGAATTGCTCTCAGCAACCTTTATCCCAATAGTAATTTCTTTCAGGAG GCTCAAATGAATGATTCTTCTGAAGTACTGGGTGTAATATTCGATTGCCTGCATCGATCATTTACATCAACTTTAGGTGGTTCAGATGCTGAATCTGCTGATAGCAGCTGTACGGGCTCTTGGGATTGCACAAGTAGTGCTTGTACTGTGCATTCTCTTTTCGGGATGGATATTTTTGAACGGATGAACTGCTATAATTGTGGATTGGAGTCTAGACATCTGAAGTACACATCATTCTTTCATAATATTAATGCCAGTGCTCTCCGAACTATGAAG GTTATGTGTCCAGAAAGCTCATTTGACGAGCTTCTGAATCTTGTTGAGATGAACCATCAGTTGGCTTGCGATCCTGAGGTTGGTGGATGTGAGAAACTTAACTATATTCATCACATTCTCTCTGCTCCGCCACATATTTTCACAACGG TTTTGGGTTGGCAAAATACTTGTGAGGATGTAGATGACATAAAAGCCACATTATCAGCTTTATCTACTGAAGTGGACATTGGCGTCCTTTATCGGGGTCTTGATCCGAAAAACAAACATTGCTTAACTTCTGTG GTTTGCTACTATGGACAGCATTATCACTGTTTTGCCTACAGTCATGATCGTGGACAGTGGATCATGTATGATGACAAAACCGTAAAG GTAATTGGTGGCTGGGATGATGTTCTCGTCATGTGTGAAAGAGGGCATTTGCAACCGCAGGTCCTTTTCTTCGAAGCTGTAAACTAG
- the LOC107022820 gene encoding LOW QUALITY PROTEIN: zinc finger protein BRUTUS-like At1g74770 (The sequence of the model RefSeq protein was modified relative to this genomic sequence to represent the inferred CDS: inserted 2 bases in 1 codon; deleted 1 base in 1 codon) — protein sequence MGGKEDDDGTLALPLPSCSASVVDDDEFVKQLVDSPILFFVLSHKAVEIELHQIRCVAVEALDSGGEVVDELCKRLHFLKIVYKYHCVAEDEVLFQALDAQVKTVVFTYSLEHNSIDVLFSSIFDCLDRLQEEKDEISVLFNELTCSIGTIRTTISQHMLKEEEQIFPLMMEKFSSEEQARLIWHYLCSVPLMILEDFMRWLTASLTSHERAYFLKFIHIVLPEEKLIQEVFISWIDDNKEASSRSCIKDGKGAKFHYGKANMKYIFEMDVLMVQCKEMQHQKASEEHNPIDGFRIWHAAITRDLRVIMEELYQIRRTLCVSTLLSVITQLKFFADVLTFYSNALDQIYYPLVNQLNKDSPSTFHEQFIERSQIEELQKLFYYKLHEEIQIKVFVDMLCQEVELFVGRMNKKLQFLETEVFVFIRKTCSYELQLWLLYMSLHMLPLGLLKCMIIWFSAHLSGDESKMMLNNIKLGSSVVSKSFSTLLYEWVRMGYSGKISVEKFRKDLEEMFSSGTYLFEKWSKNSGSSSSHSEIHSPDRPYHPSTLDNIGKHDTPYSNGINLRIFFSDPLNGLFCHPETAVDGMTLSSLDVKPIDFFHFFHKALKKDLQYALSLSVKLAEDVGLLAEFERHFHHVRFLYQLHSKSEDEIAFPALESKGQLRNVSHSYGIDHKLEVEQFDRISIILNEITRLRGCVDMIDSNKLKYKKLCLNLXDTSICMHKTLTDHIYREEVELWPLFKEHFSVEEQEKIIGDMLGRTKAEILREMIPWLMASLTPEEEHGIMSIWRKVTKNTKFFEWLGEWWEGIKRDESVKAEKGSKLSLALAVDPLEVVSTYLSRDDLWSSSVCQEKGENFLSTESADRDLDQSGSFAAEKSQKAKGNKNVDRSTDITQHSTEVDKKICNDTIDIADKKEITCQDIKLYEQSRQKDQKEHHLILTQDKLVDAIRRVSRDFSLDSEKKSHLMQSLLMSQWILTQEKFHSEVATAKDKEKITGQCPSFRDKTESVFGCKHYKRNCKLLAPCCNELFPCIRCHDEITDHCLDRKSITQMMCMKCLKIQPICPSCLTLTCNNFSMAKYYCRICIVFDDDRQIYHCPFCNLCRVGEGLGVGVFHCMTCNACMLSKSLSIHTCRENCLEDNCPICREDIFTSATPVKQLPCGHLMHSTCFQDYTFTHYTCPICSKTIGDMKVLFELLDAFLSEEKIPEEYAGQIQVILCNDCQKRGTASFHWHYHKCPYCGSYNTRLI from the exons ATGGGTGGTAAGGAAGATGATGACGGCACTCTGGCCTTGCCATTGCCATCTTGTTCTGCCTctgttgttgatgatgatgaatttGTGAAACAATTAGTTGATTCGCCGATTCTGTTTTTCGTTCTTTCTCATAAAGCTGTTGAAATTGAGCTTCATCAAATTCGTTGTGTTGCGGTTGAAGCATTGGATAGTGGTGGTGAAGTAGTTGATGAACTTTGTAAGAGGTTACACTTTTTGAAGATTGTTTATAAGTATCATTGTGTTGCTGAAGATGAG GTCCTTTTTCAAGCACTAGATGCACAAGTGAAGACTGTGGTCTTCACATATTCACTTGAACACAATAGTATAGATGTTCTGTTCAGTTCCATCTTCGATTGCTTGGATCGCTTGCAAGAGGAGAAAGATGAGATTTCCGTGTTGTTTAATGAACTAACATGTAGCATAGGTACCATCCGGACAACCATTTCTCAGCATATGCTAAAAGAAGAGGAGCAG ATTTTTCCGTTGATGATGGAGAAATTCTCTTCCGAAGAGCAGGCTAGGCTCATTTGGCATTACCTATGTAGTGTTCCTCTAATGATACTGGAGGATTTTATGCGATGGTTAACAGCTAGTCTTACTTCACATGAAAGGGCATACTTTCTGAAGTTCATACATATAGTCTTACCTGAAGAGAAACTTATTCAAGAG gtGTTCATATCATGGATAGATGATAACAAGGAAGCATCTTCCCGGTCCTGCATAAAAGATGGAAAAGGCGCTAAATTTCATTATGGAAAAGCCAATATGAAGTACATATTTGAAATGGATGTGCTGATGGTTCAGTGCAAGGAAATGCAGCACCAGAAGGCTTCAGAAGAACATAATCCAATTGATGGGTTTCGTATCTGGCATGCTGCTATTACACGAGATCTAAGAGTAATTATGGAGGAACTATATCAAATACGAAGAACGCTTTGTGTTTCAACCTTGTTGTCAGTGATCACACAGTTGAAGTTTTTTGCAGATGTTCTCACATTCTACAG CAATGCACTGGATCAAATCTACTATCCCTTGGTAAATCAATTGAACAAGGATTCCCCTTCTACTTTTCATGAACAATTTATTGAAAGAAGTCAGATTGAAGAACTGCAGAAATTGTTTTACTATAAGCTGCATGAGGAGATACAAATAAAGGTTTTTGTAGATATGCTTTGCCAGGAAGTGGAACTATTTGTTGGGAGGATGAACAAAAAGCTGCAGTTTCTAGAAACCGAG GTGTTTGTGTTCATTAGAAAGACCTGCAGTTATGAATTGCAGCTTTGGTTA TTGTACATGAGCCTGCATATGTTGCCACTTGGGTTACTAAAGTGCATGATTATTTGGTTTTCTGCTCATTTATCTGGGGATGAGTCCAAAATGATGTTGAACAATATAAAGTTGGGATCTTCTGTTGTTAGCAAGTCCTTTTCCACTCTCTTGTATGAGTGGGTTCGGATGGGTTATTCTGGAAAAATCTCGGTTGAGAAGTTTAGAAAGGATCTAGAAGAAATGTTCAGCAGCGGAACCTATTTGTTTGAAAAGTGGAGTAAGAACTCTGGTAGTTCTTCCTCGCACTCGGAAATTCATTCCCCTGATAGACCTTATCACCCTTCAACACTTGACAACATTGGGAAGCATGATACACCTTATTCTAATGGGATCAATCTTCGAATATTTTTCTCAGATCCACTGAATGGCTTATTCTGCCATCCTGAAACTGCTGTTGATGGTATGACGTTATCCAGTCTTGATGTAAAACCAATTGACTTTTTCCATTTCTTCCATAAAGCCCTGAAAAAAGATTTGCAGTATGCTCTTTCTCTGTCAGTTAAGTTGGCTGAAGATGTGGGACTCCTTGCTGAATTTGAAAGACATTTCCATCACGTACGATTTCTATATCAGCTGCATAGTAAGTCCGAGGATGAAATTGCCTTTCCTGCCTTGGAATCTAAGGGACAACTCCGAAATGTCAGCCATTCGTATGGCATTGACCATAAGTTGGAGGTTGAGCAGTTCGATAGAATTTCTATCATCTTAAATGAGATCACCAGATTGCGAGGATGTGTGGACATGATTGACAGTAATAAGCTGAAATACAAAAAGTTGTGCTTAAATCT CGATACATCCATATGTATGCATAAAACACTCACTGACCACATCTACCGTGAAGAAGTTGAACTTTGGCCACTATTCAAAGAACATTTTTCTGTTGAGGAACAAGAAAAGATTATTGGAGACATGCTTGGACGAACCAAAGCGGAGATTCTACGAGAAATGATTCCCTGGTTGATGGCATCTCTAACACCAGAAGAAGAACATGGCATTATGTCAATCTGGCGTAAAGTCACAAAGAATACAAAGTTTTTTGAGTGGCTGGGAGAGTGGTGGGAAGGTATAAAAAGAGATGAGAGTGTAAAAGCAGAAAAGGGATCAAAGCTTTCTCTTGCATTGGCTGTTGATCCTTTAGAAGTTGTGTCTACATATTTGTCAAGAGATGATTTGTGGAGTTCAAGTGTCTGCCAAGAGAAAGGGGAGAACTTTTTATCGACTGAGTCTGCTGATCGTGATTTAGATCAATCTGGATCTTTTGCTGCAGAAAAATCCCAGAAAGCCAAGGGAAACAAAAATGTTGATCGATCCACAGATATAACACAGCATTCTACTGAGGTTGACAAGAAAATATGCAATGACACAATAGACATTGctgataaaaaagaaataacttgtcaggatataaaattatatgagcAGTCAAGGCAAAAGGATCAGAAGGAGCACCATCTAATCCTGACTCAAGACAAGCTGGTTGACGCAATAAGAAGAGTATCACGCGACTTCTCTTTGgattctgaaaagaaatcacaTCTCATGCAGAGCTTGCTAATGAG TCAATGGATATTGACACAGGAGAAGTTTCATTCAGAGGTTGCTACTGCAAAGGATAAGGAGAAAATCACTGGTCAATGTCCATCATTTCGTGATAAAACAGAATCAGTTTTTGGTTGCAAGCATTACAAGAGGAACTGCAAGCTACTTGCTCCATGTTGTAATGAGCTTTTTCCATGTATACGGTGTCATGATGAAATTACTGATCATTGTCTGGACAG AAAATCTATCACCCAGATGATGTGCATGAAATGCTTGAAGATACAACCTATCTGTCCCAGTTGCTTAACTCTTACTTGCAACAATTTCTCCATGGCTAAATATTATTGCAGAATATGCATAGTGTTTGATGACGACAG ACAGATATACCACTGCCCTTTCTGCAATTTGTGCCGAGTGGGAGAGGGATTAGGCGTTGGAGTCTTTCATTGTATGACCTGCAACGCTTGCATGTTATCAAAGTCTCTCTCTATTCATACATGTCGAGAGAACTGCTTGGAGGATAACTGTCCAATCTGTCGTGAGGACATTTTCACTTCAGCTACTCCAGTTAAACAACTTCCTTGTGGTCATTTGATGCACTCAACATGTTTTCAG GACTACACTTTTACGCATTACACATGCCCAATCTGTAGCAAGACAATTGGGGACATGAAG GTGCTCTTTGAGTTGTTAGATGCATTTCTGTCTGAGGAGAAAATTCCCGAGGAGTATGCTGGCCAGATTCAG GTTATATTATGCAATGATTGTCAAAAGAGAGGAACTGCTTCCTTCCACTGGCACTATCACAAGTGCCCATATTGTGGTTCATACAATACAAGGCTTATATGA